The genomic DNA GGGACTCTTTTATTTTCACTTCAAGTAAAAATAAATATGAAAACTTTCAGAAAATAAATTTAGCTTTCTAAGACCTCTTCAACCGAAGGATATATTTCAAAAATTGTATCTAATTTGCCAAGATTAAAAAGCTGTAAAACGGTGCTGGTAAGTCCCACTAAAAAAAGACTGCCATCTTCTGCCAGTGATTTAACACTGGGAAGCAAACCAGCAATACCGCTTGAATCCATGAAAAAGACTTGAGAAAGATTAATTATTAAATTCTTTTCCCCTCCCTCTATAAGTTCACAGAGCGAAGATTCAAGTCTTGTAAAATTAGTAGAGTCAACTCTCGATTCATTAATCTCTACTACTAAATAATTTCCTGATCTTTCCTGAGATAAATTCATATTACTCTCCTGAACGCGCAGACTTCCAACTCAAAAAAATAACTTTTATTCATATGAAACAGCATATTAAACAACAACTAAAAAAGAATAGAAAAAATCTAGACAAACAAAGATGATAACATGTATCACGTCAAAACAAGGAGATCAACACACAATGTATATTTTAAGCCTA from Maridesulfovibrio frigidus DSM 17176 includes the following:
- a CDS encoding STAS domain-containing protein — encoded protein: MNLSQERSGNYLVVEINESRVDSTNFTRLESSLCELIEGGEKNLIINLSQVFFMDSSGIAGLLPSVKSLAEDGSLFLVGLTSTVLQLFNLGKLDTIFEIYPSVEEVLES